In one window of Algiphilus sp. DNA:
- the rimP gene encoding ribosome maturation factor RimP — MESKLVDLLEPVVEAAGFELVHVEFVTGNNAVLRLYIDAPGGIQVEDCEAVSREVSALLDVEDPLPGAYHLEVSSPGLDRPLTKPAHFDRFLGEKVRVWLSEAREGRRKYTGVLSAHADGGISVDCGDGVLQVPLDEIELVRLVPRYS; from the coding sequence ATGGAATCCAAGCTCGTCGATCTGCTCGAGCCGGTGGTCGAAGCCGCCGGCTTCGAGCTCGTGCATGTCGAGTTCGTCACGGGCAATAACGCGGTTCTGCGGCTCTACATCGATGCGCCCGGCGGCATACAGGTCGAGGATTGCGAGGCGGTCAGTCGCGAGGTCTCGGCACTGCTGGATGTGGAGGACCCGCTGCCCGGGGCATACCATCTCGAGGTCTCGTCGCCCGGACTCGACCGGCCCCTGACCAAGCCGGCGCATTTCGACCGCTTCCTCGGCGAGAAGGTGCGGGTCTGGCTCAGTGAAGCGCGCGAGGGCCGGCGCAAGTACACCGGCGTGCTGTCGGCGCATGCCGACGGCGGTATCAGCGTCGACTGCGGGGACGGCGTCCTGCAGGTTCCGCTGGACGAGATCGAACTGGTGCGGCTGGTGCCGCGTTATTCATAG